In the Raineyella fluvialis genome, AGGCCGAGGTGTGCGGACTCGGCGCCGAAGGGGGTGCCGAACCAAGGAGGAAGTTCATGCGTCGAAATGTCCGTGTGGCGACACTCGCGACCGTGGCGGTCGTGTCGATGCTCGCCACGGCGTGCTCGGGCGGTGGTAGCAGTAGCTCATCCGGCGGTGGGGGTTCAGGAAGTGCGATCACCGTCCGGGGCTGCACCCCGCAGAACCCCTGCTGCCGGGCAACACCACAGAGGACTGCGGTCACAAGGTCCTGCTGACCCTGTCCTCGCAACTGGTCCACTACAACGTCGACACCGCTGCTCCTGAGATGGACATCGCGAAGTCGATCGAGACGTCGGACAACCAGAATTTCACCGTCAAGCTGAACACCGACCGTACGTTCCACGACGGCACCCCGGTGAAGGCCGCCAACTTCGTCAATGCCTGGAACTACGCGGCGTACGCTCCGAACGGCCAGAACGGTGGCAGCTTCATGGAGCCCATCGACGGCTACAAGGACCTGCAGTGCCCGTCGACCGACAAGAAGTGCGCCAGCCAGAAGCCCAAGGCCGACAAGATGACCGGTCTGAACGTGGTCGATGACTACACGTTCACCATCAAGACGAGCGAGCCGGTCTCGAACCTCGCCCTGCGCCTCGGCTACGACTCGTTCGCACCGCTGCCGGACTCGTTCTTCAAGGACCCGAAGGCCTACGAGGCCAAGCCGATCGCGGCGGGTCCGTACAAGTTCGTCTCCCAGGACACCCAGAGCATCGTGGTGGAGAAGGATCCGGCGTACAAGGGTAAGTGGGCCGGACACAGCGACAAGATCACCTACCGGATCTACCAGGCGGACGATGCGGCCTACGCCGACGTGATCGCCAACAACCTCGACTTCTCCGACCTGGTGCCCACCGGCATGCTGGTCAACGACCAGTGGAAGACCGACGCCAAGGACCGCAACCTCACCGCGAAGGAGGGCGTGATCCAGCTGGCGGCCTTCTCCCCGGTCGACGACCAGCTGAAGAACCCGACGCTGCGCAAGGCCATCTCGATGGCGATCAACCGCCCGGAGATCACCAAGCAGGTGTTCCAGGGCACTCGCGCTCCCTCGGACTCCTGGGTCGCCCCCACCGTCGACGGCTACAAGGCCGGCGCCTGTGGCGACACCTGCACCTACAACGCCGACCAGGCGAAGGCCCTCTACCAGCAGTCCGGCGGGTACAAGGGCACCCTGACCCTGGCGGTCAACGGTGACGGCGGCCACAAGCCGTGGGCCGACGCGACCTGCAACTCGATCAAGAACACCCTCGGTCTCGACTGCCAGGTCATCGTGACCCCGGACTTCAAGACGCTGCTCGACCAGATGAAGAACCGCGAGATCAAGGGCATGTTCCGGTACGGCTGGGTGATGGACTACCCGTCCATCGAGGACTTCCTGACCCCGTCTACCAGACCGGCGCTTCGTCGAACTACTTCAACTACTCCAACCCCGAGTTCGACCAGTTGGTGAAGCAGGGTAACGAGGCCAAGTCCGCGGCCGAGGCCAACGCCAAGTGGCAGCAGGCGGAGCAGGTGCTCGCGAAGGACCTGCCGACCATCCCGCTGTGGTCCACCACGCGGCCGGTGGTCTGGTCGACGAACCTGACCAAT is a window encoding:
- a CDS encoding peptide ABC transporter substrate-binding protein yields the protein MDIAKSIETSDNQNFTVKLNTDRTFHDGTPVKAANFVNAWNYAAYAPNGQNGGSFMEPIDGYKDLQCPSTDKKCASQKPKADKMTGLNVVDDYTFTIKTSEPVSNLALRLGYDSFAPLPDSFFKDPKAYEAKPIAAGPYKFVSQDTQSIVVEKDPAYKGKWAGHSDKITYRIYQADDAAYADVIANNLDFSDLVPTGMLVNDQWKTDAKDRNLTAKEGVIQLAAFSPVDDQLKNPTLRKAISMAINRPEITKQVFQGTRAPSDSWVAPTVDGYKAGACGDTCTYNADQAKALYQQSGGYKGTLTLAVNGDGGHKPWADATCNSIKNTLGLDCQVIVTPDFKTLLDQMKNREIKGMFRYGWVMDYPSIEDFLTPSTRPALRRTTSTTPTPSSTSW